One region of Mycolicibacterium lutetiense genomic DNA includes:
- a CDS encoding NADH-quinone oxidoreductase subunit G, giving the protein MTLAEPTKDTPPVEMVSLTIDGEQISVPKGTLVIRAAELMGIQIPRFCDHPLLDPVGACRQCLVDVEGQRKPMASCTTTVSPDMAVHTQYSSEAADKAQRGVMELLLINHPLDCPICDKGGECPLQNQAMSNGRPETRFEDVKRTFPKPINISAQVLLDRERCVLCARCTRFSAQIAGDPFIELLERGALQQVGIASEEPLQSYFSGNTVQICPVGALTGTAYRFRARPFDLVSSPSACEHCASGCAQRTDHRRGKVLRRLAGDDPEINEEWNCDKGRWAFTYATVGDRITTPLIREDGTLRPASWSEALTVAGAGLLAAGSNTGVLVGGRCTVQDAYAYSKFARMVLGTNDIDFRARPHSGEEAEFLAAHVAGRPMTLRYAELEKAPTVLLVGFEPEEESPIVFLRLRKAARKNGQQVLAVAPFASRGLTKMAGTLIATVPGGEADTLAALETDERLRRPGAVILVGERLASAPGALSAALRLATATGARLAWIPRRAGERGAVEVGALPNLLPGGRPVTDADARAQTAAVWNTAELPGNTGRDTNAILAAAADGELSALLVGGVEITDLPDPATALAALRATPFVVSLELRESEVTELADVVFPVAPVVEKGGAYINWEGRIRPFTPALQTNAIPDLRVLHYLADEIGVDLGLTGPDAADGELARLGSWTGPRAAEPSETPEPPPAPGPGQAVLASWRLLLDAGRLQDGEPHLAGTAVSPVVRLSPGTAAELGVAAGDPVTVSTDHGSVTLPLSVTEMPDRVVWLPTNSPGSAIHRQLRVTAGALVAIGQATS; this is encoded by the coding sequence ATGACGCTGGCCGAGCCGACCAAGGACACCCCGCCGGTGGAGATGGTGTCGCTCACCATCGACGGCGAACAGATCAGCGTCCCCAAGGGCACGTTGGTGATCCGCGCCGCCGAACTGATGGGTATCCAGATCCCCCGGTTCTGCGATCACCCGCTGCTCGATCCGGTCGGGGCCTGCCGGCAGTGCCTCGTCGATGTCGAGGGCCAGCGCAAACCGATGGCCTCGTGTACCACCACGGTCAGCCCGGACATGGCGGTCCACACCCAGTACAGTTCCGAAGCCGCCGACAAAGCCCAGCGCGGCGTGATGGAACTACTGCTGATCAACCACCCGCTGGACTGCCCGATCTGCGACAAGGGCGGCGAATGTCCGCTGCAGAACCAGGCAATGTCCAACGGGCGCCCGGAGACCCGGTTCGAGGACGTCAAGCGGACCTTCCCGAAGCCGATCAACATCTCCGCTCAGGTCCTCCTGGATCGCGAGCGGTGCGTGCTGTGCGCCCGCTGCACCCGGTTCTCCGCACAGATCGCAGGCGACCCGTTCATCGAACTGTTGGAACGTGGTGCGCTGCAACAGGTGGGCATCGCCTCAGAGGAGCCGCTCCAGTCCTACTTCTCCGGCAACACCGTGCAGATCTGCCCGGTGGGGGCACTGACCGGGACGGCCTACCGCTTCCGAGCCCGGCCCTTCGATCTGGTGTCCAGCCCCAGCGCGTGTGAACACTGCGCATCCGGATGTGCCCAGCGCACCGACCACCGCCGCGGAAAAGTATTGCGGCGCTTGGCCGGTGACGACCCCGAGATCAACGAGGAGTGGAACTGCGACAAGGGCCGGTGGGCCTTCACCTACGCCACGGTCGGCGACCGGATCACCACACCGCTGATTCGCGAGGACGGCACGCTGCGACCGGCATCGTGGTCGGAGGCCCTGACCGTCGCCGGGGCAGGCCTGCTGGCCGCCGGATCGAACACCGGGGTGCTGGTGGGCGGGCGCTGCACCGTGCAGGACGCCTACGCCTACTCGAAATTCGCCCGGATGGTGCTGGGTACCAACGACATCGACTTCCGCGCCCGGCCGCACTCCGGTGAGGAGGCCGAATTCCTGGCCGCCCACGTCGCCGGGCGACCGATGACATTGCGCTACGCCGAACTGGAAAAGGCGCCGACCGTTCTGCTGGTCGGGTTCGAGCCAGAAGAGGAATCCCCGATCGTCTTCCTGCGGCTACGCAAGGCCGCCCGCAAGAACGGCCAGCAGGTGCTCGCCGTCGCACCGTTCGCGAGCCGCGGGCTGACCAAGATGGCCGGCACGCTCATCGCGACAGTCCCCGGGGGCGAGGCGGACACCTTGGCCGCACTGGAGACCGATGAACGGCTGCGGCGCCCGGGGGCCGTGATCCTGGTCGGTGAACGACTGGCCAGCGCACCCGGTGCACTGTCGGCCGCACTCCGTCTTGCCACCGCGACCGGGGCCCGGTTGGCCTGGATCCCGCGCCGGGCCGGTGAGCGCGGCGCCGTGGAGGTCGGCGCCCTGCCGAACCTTCTGCCCGGCGGGCGTCCCGTGACCGACGCCGACGCGCGGGCCCAGACCGCCGCGGTCTGGAACACCGCCGAACTGCCCGGCAACACCGGCCGCGATACCAACGCCATCCTGGCCGCCGCCGCCGACGGAGAACTCTCCGCGCTGCTGGTCGGCGGCGTCGAGATCACCGATCTCCCCGACCCCGCCACGGCGCTGGCCGCGCTGCGGGCCACCCCGTTCGTGGTGAGTCTCGAACTGCGCGAGAGCGAGGTCACCGAACTGGCCGATGTGGTGTTCCCCGTGGCACCCGTGGTGGAGAAGGGTGGCGCATATATCAACTGGGAAGGCCGGATTCGCCCGTTCACCCCGGCGTTGCAGACCAACGCGATCCCCGACCTGCGGGTGCTGCATTATCTGGCCGACGAGATCGGCGTCGACCTCGGCCTGACCGGACCCGACGCCGCCGACGGCGAACTGGCGCGGCTCGGCTCCTGGACCGGGCCTCGCGCCGCGGAGCCGTCGGAGACACCCGAACCACCGCCCGCCCCCGGACCCGGACAGGCGGTGCTGGCCAGCTGGCGTCTGCTGCTGGACGCCGGACGCCTGCAGGACGGCGAACCCCATCTGGCCGGCACCGCGGTCAGCCCGGTGGTTCGGCTCTCCCCCGGCACCGCGGCCGAACTCGGGGTGGCAGCAGGAGATCCGGTGACCGTGAGCACCGACCACGGATCGGTCACGCTGCCGCTTTCGGTCACCGAGATGCCCGACCGGGTGGTGTGGCTGCCCACCAATTCCCCCGGATCGGCGATCCACCGTCAACTCAGGGTGACCGCGGGTGCCCTGGTTGCGATCGGGCAGGCCACCTCATGA